One Purpureocillium takamizusanense chromosome 1, complete sequence genomic window carries:
- a CDS encoding uncharacterized protein (MEROPS:MER0156574~EggNog:ENOG503NXSE~COG:E), giving the protein MESYGPICFTKILGVNDDDSIPPKESVSLAIGENPRNGSLTLPPAPTAPGGPLGLAMMTRKFWAPGRELKINFQGGSTWQKEQVKKYAPEWTQWANIRFTFVDSGEVDILIAFNPGLGSWSYLGTDCSWFSSQNRPSMNLGWINDNRSEDELRSVILHEFGHALGAVHEHESPYANIPWNKDQVYKDLGRPPNNWDKAKVDQNMFTLYTLQDTQATDFDPDSVMLYYFPASWTTNGKGTKYNTSLSNLDKAYAKFCYPKGDFDAGQFNTMEVRPWDKPQLDNDKVIYYQKKYDTVPELPVGLTSLDIGCAANIRIRALTSDATTEKFKASLQSWADTILYSASMTYLEKSSTFSYMQTGVYNTQETRPWNKPQLTQSKRINFATPFSSPPKVITWLQALDMDKSKNWRIKVYPSDIDNTGFTIHADSWADSILYSAGVTWLAYPANQPGVTSGTFNTQDVRPWNQPQAENSGVFNFPTAFSKPPKIIMALNTLDYDHTRNLRLRLSTSSVTNTGITWHLQSWWDSIMYSSGASFFAWT; this is encoded by the exons ATGGAGTCATACGGACCAATCTGCTTCACCAAGATCCTGGGGGTCAACGATGATGACAGTATTCCTCCCAAGGAGAGTGTCTCGTTGGCCATCGGAGAAAATCCGCGAAATGGATCTCTcaccttgccgcccgccccgactGCCCCTGGTGGCCCTCTGGGGCTTGCTATGATGACACGCAAGTTCTGGGCACCCGGTCGCGAGTTGAAGATTAACTTCCAGGGAGGATCGACATGGCAGAAG GAACAAGTCAAGAAGTATGCACCGGAATGGACTCAATGGGCCAACATACGATTCACATTTGTCGATTCTGGGGAAGTAGACATTCTCATTGCGTTCAACCCTGGCTTGGGGTCTTGGTCGTACCTGGGAACGGACTGTTCGTGGTTCAGCTCGCAGAACCGCCCGTCGATGAACCTGGGATGGATCAACGACAACCGCTCTGAAGACGAGCTGCGCTCCGTCATCCTTCACGAGTTCGGCCACGCCCTGGGTGCAGTGCACGAGCACGAGAGCCCGTACGCCAACATCCCTTGGAACAAAGACCAGGTCTACAAGGACCTCGGCAGGCCGCCAAACAACTgggacaaggccaaggtggaCCAAAACATGTTCACCCTGTACACGCTGCAGGACACCCAAGCTACCGACTTTGACCCCGACAGCGTCATGCTGTATTACTTCCCTGCCAGCTGGACCACGAACGGCAAGGGGACCAAGTACAACACAAGTCTCTCAAACCTGGACAAGGCCTATGCCAAGTTCTGCTACCCGAAGGGTGACTTCGACGCAGGACAGTTCAACACCATGGAAGTCCGCCCATGGGACAAGCCGCAGCTGGACAACGACAAAGTGATCTACTACCAGAAGAAGTACGATACTGTCCCAGAGCTACCTGTCGGCCTTACGTCCCTCGACATCGGTTGCGCTGCCAATATTCGGATCAGAGCTCTGACCAGCGACGCAACCACGGAGAAGTTCAAGGCTTCTCTCCAGAGCTGGGCGGACACCATTTTGTACTCCGCCTCCATGACCTACCTGGAGAAGAGTTCCACCTTCAGCTACATGCAAACCGGCGTCTACAACACGCAGGAAACGCGCCCGTGGAACAAGCCACAGCTCACCCAGTCCAAGCGCATCAACTTCGCCACGCCATTCTCTTCTCCGCCCAAGGTCATCACCTGGCTCCAGGCACTGGACATGGATAAGAGCAAGAACTGGCGTATCAAGGTGTATCCCAGCGACATCGACAACACAGGCTTCACCATCCACGCCGACTCCTGGGCCGATTCTATCCTGTACAGCGCTGGCGTTACTTGGCTCGCGTATCCCGCCAACCAACCTGGCGTCACCAGTGGCACCTTCAACACCCAAGATGTGCGGCCCTGGAACCAGCCTCAGGCGGAGAACTCCGGCGTCTTCAATTTCCCTACAGCCTTCTCGAAGCCGCCCAAGATAATCATGGCTCTGAACACCCTGGACTACGACCACACCCGAAACTTGCGACTGAGGCTGAGCACGTCTTCGGTGACCAACACGGGCATCACATGGCATCTTCAAAGCTGGTGGGACTCGATCATGTATAGCTCGGGTGCTTCCTTCTTCGCTTGGACTTGA
- a CDS encoding Aldehyde dehydrogenase (NAD(+)) (EggNog:ENOG503NV3S~COG:E), translated as MADTNTSYEFRLFINNEFVDATSGRTISVRNPSNGNVVGNVQVAGSADVDAAVEAAEAAFKGPWSKFTGPQRRDCLIKFAELIEMRIPEFAKAETLSMGATIMLTQHVFGPWTVATLKSSASFADKIEGQSFTDQDDGTYKIVEWGPAGVCAAVSTWNAGLVYFAFYVGAAIASGNTLVYKASEKSPFDALIIADLISEAGFPPGVINIISGDGETGAQLAAHMKIRVLGFTGSAPTGKKVAELAAKSNMKKTILELGGKAPGVVFDDCNLDNVVQVCASHFLAINGQACTASTRLLVQSSIAATFTQRMKEAFEKVEADLPRDPIDPTSGIGALADEKQLEHVLAGIEAGKKDATVLTGGSRKGTSGCYVQPTIFVDVKEGSQLWREEVYGPVVLIKTFETEEEAIELANDTEYGLAAQIFTRDIARAIRIARKMEAGVVTINAGGIGDLQSAFGGTKGSGHGRTGGWYGVREFMEPKTIKINMKYDG; from the exons ATGGCTGACACGAACACTTCCTACGAGTTCCGGCTCTTCATCAACAATGAGTTCGTCGATGCAACATCAGGTCGAACCATCAGCGTCCGCAATCCATCCAATGGCAATGTGGTAGGAAACGTCCAAGTTGCGGGgtcggccgacgtcgacgcggctGTTGAGGCGGCGGAAGCTGCGTTCAAGGGACCCTGGTCGAAATTCACAGGTCCTCAGCGAAGGGACTGCCTCATCAAGTTCGCTGAGCTCATTGAAATGCGTATCCCGGAATTCGCAAAGGCGGAAACTTTGTCTATGGGTGCAACCATCATGCTCACGCAACATGTCTTCGGGCCCTGGACCGTTGCCACCCTCAAATCGTCGGCGAGTTTCGCCGACAAGATCGAAGGCCAAAGTTTCACGGACCAAGACGACGGCACGTACAAG ATTGTCGAATGGGGACCAGCAGGTGTttgcgccgccgtgagcaCTTGGAACGCCGGTCTCGTATACTTTGCGTTTTACGTGGGAGCAGCGATTGCTTCCGGCAACACTTTGGTATACAAAGCCTCCGAGAAGTCGCCATTTGATGCTCTCATTATCGCGGACCTCATTTCCGAGGCAGGCTTCCCACCAGGCGTGATCAATATCATCTCAGGCGACGGGGAAACCGGCGCCCAACTAGCAGCACACATGAAGATTCGTGTCCTCGGATTTACTGGATCAGCTCCAACCGGCAAGAAAGTCGCGGAGCTCGCCGCGAAGAGCAACATGAAGAAGACCATCCTTGAGCTAGGCGGGAAAGCTCCTGGCGTCGTGTTCGACGATTGCAACCTCGATAACGTGGTGCAAGTCTGTGCCAGCCACTTCCTTGCAATCAACGGCCAAGCGTGTACCGCAAGCACCAGGCTGCTAGTCCAATCGTCGATTGCAGCGACTTTCACGCAAAGGATGAAGGAGGCCTTTGAGAAAGTGGAAGCTGATCTCCCTCGAGACCCGATTGACCCTACATCAGGCATCGGTGCGCTCGCGGACGAGAAGCAGCTTGAGCATGTGCTTGCCGGTATCGAGGCTGGTAAAAAGGACGCCACGGTGCTCACCGGCGGCTCTAGAAAAGGGACCTCGGGGTGCTATGTGCAGCCGACAATCTTCGTTGATGTCAAAGAAGGCTCCCAGCTCTGGAGGGAGGAGGTCTACGGCCCGGTGGTATTGATCAAGACGTtcgagacggaggaggaggcgatcGAATTGGCAAACGACACCGAGTACGGCCTTGCGGCGCAAATCTTCACTCGCGACATTGCAAGAGCCATTCGCATCGCACGCAAGATGGAAGCAGGCGTGGTGACTATCAACGCAGGCGGGATCGGGGATCTTCAATCGGCATTCGGAGGAACGAAAGGCAGTGGCCACGGGCGCACGGGAGGCTGGTACGGAGTTCGAGAATTCATGGAGCCGAAAACGATCAAGATTAACATGAAATACGACGGCTGA